The following are encoded together in the Adhaeribacter arboris genome:
- a CDS encoding S41 family peptidase, producing MKKLLVHSFLLVFIWLSFSACEDTLVGPATPDNPEQNFEQLWREYDQLSAFLSIKNIDWNALYAQYRPQVKTTTTKAELFKIFTEMLAHLDDSHLTLLAPGTPGMRYDGGLAGRLKHEDFSLQVVKEHYLIQKKEYGPSITYGKLAPNIGYIYLKDSGLDVAYYTKALNTMLDYLQDTDGLVLDLRDFEGGYDKNSAYIAGRFATAKKLFMTSRKRNGPKYTDFTAPVKWYVQPQGKNQYTNSLVVLTNRWTASSGEVLLWALKASKPLVQVGDTTLGAYSDQARRELPNGWYYTISINDIRAIDGKSYEGMGIAPDILVENTKAEVLAGKDAALEKALTLVH from the coding sequence TCGGCCTGTGAAGATACTTTAGTCGGGCCGGCTACTCCAGATAATCCGGAGCAGAATTTTGAACAGCTTTGGCGGGAGTACGACCAATTATCGGCTTTTCTCTCGATTAAAAATATAGATTGGAATGCCTTATATGCCCAATACCGGCCCCAGGTAAAAACCACTACTACCAAGGCGGAATTATTTAAAATTTTTACCGAAATGCTCGCTCATTTAGATGATAGTCACTTAACCTTACTCGCACCGGGAACTCCGGGTATGCGTTACGATGGCGGCTTAGCGGGTCGTTTAAAACACGAAGATTTTTCTTTGCAAGTGGTGAAAGAGCATTATTTAATCCAAAAAAAAGAATATGGCCCTAGCATCACCTACGGTAAACTGGCGCCTAACATTGGTTATATCTACTTAAAAGACTCGGGCTTAGACGTTGCTTATTACACCAAAGCCTTAAATACGATGTTAGATTATTTACAAGATACAGATGGTTTAGTGCTGGACCTCCGGGATTTTGAAGGCGGCTATGATAAAAACAGCGCCTACATTGCCGGTCGGTTTGCCACCGCTAAAAAATTGTTCATGACCAGCCGCAAACGCAACGGACCAAAATACACCGACTTTACGGCTCCCGTAAAGTGGTACGTACAACCACAAGGCAAAAATCAATATACGAACTCTTTGGTAGTACTAACGAATAGGTGGACGGCTAGTTCCGGGGAAGTTTTACTTTGGGCGCTAAAAGCTTCTAAACCCCTGGTGCAAGTTGGCGATACTACCCTGGGAGCCTATTCCGACCAAGCTCGCCGCGAATTACCGAATGGTTGGTATTATACCATCAGTATTAATGATATCCGGGCAATAGACGGCAAAAGCTACGAAGGAATGGGCATTGCTCCGGACATTCTGGTAGAAAATACGAAAGCCGAAGTACTAGCTGGTAAAGATGCTGCCTTGGAAAAAGCTTTAACCCTTGTTCATTAA